A part of Pirellulales bacterium genomic DNA contains:
- a CDS encoding CBS domain-containing protein, giving the protein MHRLDVKRIQIADALRWCGGCAGQGRLRVRDVMTPAPTCIASSTSVLDVVRMFHAKEFRHLLVTDSRGRLLGLVSDRDVLRCFGPGRYPDPEVLAGIAAAEIMSADLLTARPDQALLLAATEMLAHGISCLPVLADDKLVGILTSTDLSAVLEVLLQTSHAATVEQSERASSAVEKA; this is encoded by the coding sequence ATGCATCGATTGGATGTCAAACGGATTCAAATTGCCGACGCCCTGCGTTGGTGCGGCGGGTGCGCCGGACAGGGAAGGCTGCGCGTTCGCGACGTCATGACGCCGGCGCCCACCTGCATCGCTTCCAGCACCAGCGTGCTCGATGTCGTGCGAATGTTCCACGCCAAGGAATTTCGCCATCTGCTGGTAACCGATTCGCGCGGACGATTGCTCGGGCTGGTGAGCGATCGCGACGTTCTGCGGTGCTTCGGACCTGGCCGGTATCCCGATCCAGAGGTCTTGGCCGGGATCGCGGCGGCCGAGATCATGAGCGCCGATCTTCTGACGGCGCGGCCGGATCAGGCGCTATTGCTCGCCGCCACGGAAATGCTCGCCCATGGAATCAGTTGCCTGCCGGTTTTGGCCGACGACAAACTGGTCGGAATCCTGACGAGCACCGACTTGAGCGCCGTGCTGGAAGTGTTGCTACAAACCTCCCACGCGGCAACGGTCGAACAATCGGAAAGGGCATCGTCCGCGGTGGAAAAGGCGTAG
- a CDS encoding aminotransferase class III-fold pyridoxal phosphate-dependent enzyme, giving the protein MRFAFVVHPLSEQTKALLQWDEGGNLRRRWGGDLMEFCSYLHHQITQRSIAKQQLPSVRVIDELLGLVSSTGATAEGRLYEIPLDAEEILADPVHAMDYVAEATQMAADWGAEIVGLGSMTGVIGGQGTWLAERAPIAVTTGNSLTVYAALQNLHQVCAETDLDLKQAAVAVVGVPGSIAAAAAKVLAGQCGKLLLVARRPTARAEELAEQLGAELLFDIPHALARSTVVLSATSTGNCIDQHLLRSGSIVVDVAVPTDVRGSAALRHDVLFITGGLSRVPETMPLDSMFLGFHHGMIPSCLGETMVLALEQRAECYSLGRNLDAEKINHIGTLAAGHGFDFSRLYSFGQQIEPSTLIQYRKVAAQRRRKRLKTADKSTANGNRSEATANGHTSSRRVERPANGHANGKLGNGKAVSGRSPEQQPLGGAVNGQAGGDGEQHGMPSTTVAALSARAARLHERYINPVLIGVGGKNNFTKTFVRGEGNYVWDAAGRRYLDLVAGFGSLNLGHNHPRVVAAITAALAAQAPGFAQASVNPLAAALAERLADIAPRNLEMVFFANSGTETVEAALKLARIATGRAGLLHCEGSFHGKSLGSLSVTGNPNYQKPFGPLVPECKAVRFGDLEALERALASRQFAAFIVEPIQAEGGVIVPPEGYLREAQELCRASETLLIVDEVQTGMGRTGETFAVEHDGVEPDIMTLAKSLGGGLMPIGAMLCRRDLWHHAYGTLQTFALHTSTFGGGSLACAAGLAAIATLEEENLVQQARERGQQLLEGLSKICAECDLLREVRGRGLLLGLEFNPLPDTIVAHWRQMQSQGMGYFLVPQIDKLVESVPSMYAMQNLLNEFGIYTQVARSNPLVLRIQPPLTITHDEVDTVLAAIAEVCFELDHSNKIFDTIVVKSTLGEHTRASELPPLPAHTHPRKGSSGSRDHAEPVSAPRESAPKGSGRE; this is encoded by the coding sequence ATGCGATTCGCGTTTGTAGTCCATCCGCTCTCGGAGCAGACCAAGGCGCTGCTGCAATGGGACGAAGGCGGCAACCTACGCCGGCGGTGGGGTGGCGATCTGATGGAGTTTTGCTCTTACCTGCATCACCAAATCACGCAGCGCTCCATCGCCAAGCAGCAATTGCCCTCCGTTCGGGTGATTGATGAGTTGCTCGGATTAGTGAGCAGCACGGGCGCGACGGCCGAGGGCCGGCTCTACGAAATTCCGCTCGACGCCGAAGAGATTCTGGCCGATCCGGTCCATGCGATGGATTATGTCGCCGAGGCGACTCAGATGGCCGCCGATTGGGGCGCTGAAATTGTCGGATTGGGTTCGATGACCGGCGTCATCGGCGGCCAAGGCACTTGGTTGGCCGAGCGTGCCCCGATCGCCGTGACCACCGGCAACAGTCTGACGGTCTATGCAGCGTTGCAAAATCTGCACCAAGTCTGTGCCGAAACCGACCTCGACTTGAAACAAGCCGCGGTGGCCGTCGTCGGCGTGCCCGGGAGCATCGCGGCCGCGGCAGCCAAAGTCTTGGCCGGCCAATGCGGCAAACTACTGCTTGTTGCTCGCCGGCCGACCGCGCGAGCCGAAGAATTGGCCGAACAGCTCGGCGCCGAATTGCTGTTCGACATCCCGCACGCGCTCGCCCGATCAACCGTCGTGTTGTCCGCCACGTCGACCGGGAATTGCATCGATCAGCATCTGCTACGGTCGGGGAGCATCGTGGTGGATGTGGCCGTTCCGACCGATGTCCGCGGTTCGGCCGCGTTGCGCCACGATGTGCTGTTCATCACCGGCGGTTTGTCGCGCGTTCCAGAAACGATGCCACTCGATTCGATGTTCCTTGGATTTCATCATGGCATGATTCCAAGCTGCTTGGGCGAAACGATGGTTCTTGCCCTGGAGCAGCGAGCGGAGTGCTATTCGCTAGGTCGGAACCTCGACGCAGAGAAAATCAACCATATCGGCACTCTCGCTGCCGGGCATGGCTTCGATTTCTCGCGGCTTTATTCGTTTGGCCAACAGATCGAGCCGTCGACATTGATCCAATATCGCAAGGTTGCCGCTCAGCGCCGCCGGAAAAGATTGAAAACAGCGGACAAATCAACTGCCAATGGAAACCGGTCAGAAGCAACAGCGAATGGCCACACCTCAAGTCGCCGCGTCGAGCGGCCGGCAAATGGACACGCCAATGGCAAGCTGGGCAACGGCAAAGCGGTCAGCGGCCGTTCCCCGGAGCAGCAACCTCTCGGCGGTGCGGTAAACGGTCAGGCCGGCGGTGATGGCGAGCAGCATGGCATGCCGTCGACCACGGTCGCCGCTCTATCCGCGCGTGCCGCTCGATTGCACGAGCGCTATATCAATCCTGTGCTGATCGGCGTCGGCGGGAAAAACAACTTCACCAAGACGTTCGTTCGCGGCGAGGGGAATTATGTGTGGGACGCGGCCGGTCGGCGGTACCTCGATTTGGTTGCTGGCTTCGGTTCGCTGAATCTTGGGCACAATCATCCCCGCGTCGTGGCCGCCATTACCGCGGCCCTCGCCGCGCAAGCGCCGGGGTTTGCACAGGCTTCGGTCAATCCACTCGCCGCGGCGCTCGCCGAGCGACTGGCCGACATCGCGCCGCGAAATCTGGAAATGGTGTTTTTCGCCAACAGCGGCACGGAAACCGTCGAAGCAGCTCTGAAACTCGCCCGCATCGCCACAGGCCGGGCCGGATTGCTTCATTGCGAAGGATCCTTTCACGGCAAATCGCTCGGTTCGCTATCGGTCACGGGCAATCCCAATTATCAGAAGCCGTTCGGCCCATTGGTGCCGGAATGCAAGGCGGTCCGATTTGGGGATCTTGAGGCGCTTGAGCGGGCCCTGGCGAGCCGCCAGTTTGCGGCTTTCATTGTCGAGCCGATTCAGGCCGAAGGTGGCGTGATCGTCCCGCCGGAAGGATATCTGCGCGAGGCGCAGGAACTCTGCCGCGCCAGCGAAACGTTGCTGATCGTCGATGAAGTTCAAACTGGCATGGGCCGGACCGGGGAAACGTTTGCCGTCGAACACGACGGCGTCGAGCCCGACATCATGACGCTCGCCAAGAGCCTTGGCGGGGGGCTGATGCCGATCGGGGCAATGCTTTGCCGCCGCGATTTGTGGCACCACGCCTACGGCACCTTGCAGACATTCGCGCTCCACACAAGCACGTTCGGCGGCGGCAGCTTGGCCTGTGCCGCCGGCTTGGCTGCGATTGCCACGCTCGAAGAAGAAAATCTCGTCCAGCAAGCCCGTGAGCGCGGCCAGCAGCTTCTTGAGGGCCTGTCGAAAATTTGCGCCGAATGCGATTTGCTCCGGGAAGTGCGCGGCCGCGGCCTTCTGCTGGGTCTGGAATTCAACCCGCTCCCCGATACGATCGTTGCCCATTGGCGGCAAATGCAATCGCAGGGGATGGGCTATTTTCTCGTGCCGCAAATCGACAAACTGGTCGAATCCGTGCCGTCGATGTATGCCATGCAGAACCTGTTGAACGAATTCGGCATCTATACACAGGTGGCTCGATCGAATCCGCTCGTATTGCGAATCCAGCCGCCGCTGACGATCACCCACGATGAAGTCGACACGGTGCTGGCGGCGATTGCCGAAGTCTGCTTCGAACTGGACCACAGCAACAAGATCTTCGACACGATCGTGGTCAAATCGACCCTGGGCGAGCACACGCGAGCAAGCGAGCTTCCGCCCCTTCCCGCACACACACATCCCCGAAAGGGATCGAGCGGCTCGCGCGATCATGCCGAGCCTGTCAGCGCTCCACGCGAGTCGGCGCCGAAAGGCAGTGGTCGGGAATAA
- the pdeM gene encoding ligase-associated DNA damage response endonuclease PdeM: MTEPIELEQLGEPLLLLPEKAIYRPRLRTLFVADTHFGKAATFRQSGIPIPQGTTTTGLARLSAVVERTKAERLVILGDFFHAAAGRAPATLAAIGEWFRSNRQLTVVLVRGNHDRHAGDPPNDWRLDCRDQLVEPPFVYLHEPAEHPAGFALAGHIHPGIALFEGFGPPVRSACFWFSKHWAVLPAFGSFTGSVRIDPAADDRVFAVGENRVIEVPHRPSPRLKRDAR; encoded by the coding sequence ATGACCGAACCGATCGAGCTCGAGCAACTCGGCGAACCGCTCTTGTTGCTCCCTGAAAAAGCGATTTACCGGCCTCGCCTGCGCACCCTGTTCGTCGCCGATACCCATTTTGGCAAGGCGGCGACGTTTCGGCAGTCTGGTATCCCGATCCCGCAAGGCACGACGACCACGGGTCTTGCCAGGCTTTCGGCCGTCGTCGAGCGGACTAAGGCGGAGCGGCTCGTGATTCTCGGCGATTTCTTCCACGCTGCCGCCGGCCGAGCTCCCGCCACCCTTGCAGCAATCGGCGAATGGTTTCGCTCGAACCGGCAGTTGACTGTCGTATTGGTGCGCGGAAATCATGATCGCCACGCCGGTGACCCGCCAAACGACTGGCGGCTCGATTGCCGCGACCAACTCGTCGAACCGCCGTTTGTCTATCTTCATGAGCCGGCCGAGCATCCGGCAGGCTTCGCACTCGCTGGCCACATCCATCCTGGAATCGCGCTCTTCGAGGGGTTCGGGCCACCGGTCAGGTCGGCATGTTTCTGGTTCTCGAAACATTGGGCCGTGTTGCCAGCCTTTGGCAGTTTCACCGGCTCGGTCAGGATCGATCCGGCAGCCGACGATCGGGTTTTCGCCGTTGGTGAAAATCGAGTAATCGAGGTGCCGCACCGACCATCTCCGCGTTTGAAACGCGATGCTCGCTGA